GTGCCAGCATCGGCAACAAGCCGATGGATGTGGTGCAGACACCCCCGGCTGTTGCAGGCTATTATGCTGCCAGAGTTGCAGTGATGGAGGTCCTGTCTGTGGGAGCGGAGATTTTAACAGTCATCGATACCCTGGCGGTAGAGAAGGAGCCTACAGGGAATGAGATTATCCGGGGCATCCACAAGCTGCTTCAGGAAGCCGGACTGACTACCGCCCATGTGAACGGCAGCACCGAGGATAATTTCGTGACCTGCCAGACCGGTATCGGAATCACTGTGATCGGTGAGGCTGAGGAGGAGCAGCTGAAGCTGGGGTGTTCACAGGGCGGAGACTGTATCGTGATGCTGGGCGAACCGCTGGTCGGAAGTGCAGTGCTGGTGCAGGAAGCAAGCCAGTGTACCCTCGGGCAGCTTCAGCTTTTGGCAGCTGCGCCGGAGGTCCATGATATTCACCCGGTTGGCTCTAAGGGAGCCGGGTATGAAGCGGAGCTTCTCGCAGAGTTGAACGGCTGTGGCTTCCAGCCGGTGCCTGGAATAGCGGATAAGCTACAGGCATCCGGGGGGCCGGCGACAGCGGTGATTTTTGCGGCAAAGGAATGTAGGATTAGTGAGCTTCAGTCTAGAATCGGCGGCAAGATGGAGATTATCGGTTATTTACAGCCTTGTACGGCTTACGGAAGGTGAATACCAGCGCGAACAAGGCGGATTTGATTAAACCAAATCTGGCCTGCCGCCAACAAATGGATAAACCGGTTCGGCCCCCTAATTGTGGAGACATTCTGCTAAAAACTCGTGTTTTCGCAGTTTCTCGTTTACAGCGTTATTTCTATCGGTTTTAGCTTGCCCGCTTTCCATGCGGCTTGGTATTGCTTGGGGCTCAAACGCTGCAAACTGCCATGAAAACGGCGCTCGTTGTAAAATTCAATATAGGCTGCGACTGCTTCATAGGCTTCTTCAAACGTTTCAAAGTACCTTTTTGCATACAAATCTCTCTCCAAAATGCTATGAAATGACTCAATGTAGGCGTTCATATTCGGCGTTTTTGGAGGAATTCGTTCATGCTCCAGCGGACGCTGTGTTTCCGCACACAACTCGCCAAAGACGTCACTTAAGAATTGCGGGCCGTTATCCGAACGGATGACCGGAGAGGGGTCTCCAGGCTGCAAACGCCTGTCTAGAGCCTCTCTTAACGTGGCACAGACTTGCTTGGCTGTACAACTCGCTCCCACGTGGTAGCCAACAATGCAGCGGTCAAACACATCAATCATATCAAAGATAAAAAAGAAGCGGTCGTAGCCATGAACATATCCATATTTAATGTCAATCTGCCAGAGTTGGTTGGGGCCGGTGACCACTCGATTTCGTGCCAGGTGCCGAGGGTATTTTACGTTCTTTACCGGCTTTTTCTGAAGCAGCCCGAGTTTCTTGCACAGCCGATATGCCTTCTTGTGGTTGAGAATTAAGCCCTGCTGGACCCACAGGGCGTAGGCGAGGTTCCGGTAGCCATAGCCGTTCTCCTCTCCCTCCACCAGCTCACTCAGCCATTCCTCGATCTGTAGGTCACTCACCCGCAGACCACCAGTGGTGAGGGAATAGGAGGGGATCGGACGGCCCGACGTCGTTATTGCAGCAGGGCCGCCTAGAAGCCCCGAGAGACGTTTTTTATGGGCATAGTAGGTGGAGGGTTGAACCTCTATAATCCGTAGCACCAATGTCACCGTATACCCCCGCTTTATCGTTTCGTTGGCCAGTTCGAGTCTGTCTTGTAAGCGGGGTTGGCTTTTTTTAGGAGTTCACGCAGCAGTTCGATCTCCAAATCCTTTTCGCCCAGTAGCTTAATGGCCGTCTCCATCTTCGTCTCCAGGTCTTGGACACGCTCCGCATCTTCAATCCGTTCCTGAACGGACGGGGTAGCCTCTTCTCCAAACCGTTCCTTGTAGAACTTCACCCAATTGGAAATCGTGCTGGGTGAGACGGAGTACTTTCGGGCGAGGAAGGAAATCTTGGTTCCATGGATCGCTTCTTGGGCTACTTTGATCCGCTGTTCGTCGTACAACTTGTTGCTTCTCATCGGCTCCACTCCCTCTTCTTAGTGTACCTCTTACATGTCAAGGTCTCCACTTTGATTAGGGGGCTTAAGAGAAACGTATCTTAATTTCCCTCTTTCTGCGAAATGTCCTGAAACAAGTGGAAAAATAGCAACTGCTGCTTACGGATTGGGCCGTTTAAGGTAACGAGTGATTATTTAAGTGCCATTTTTCCAATTGTTTCCCCAGCATGGCCCATACGTTCCTCAGGAAGTGGAGAAAATCCAACTAAGTGCTCTCCCGCAAGCATACACATCCCAGTCTAATACGCTATCCAAGCGCAATGGGCACTGCCAGTCCCTTGCAGACAGGGAGTGGTATGAGCTGGAGAATGTACAATCTTTCTATCAATTTTTCAATCAGCATAAGCATCTGTTTGAATAAGGCTTAATAAGCGCCAGGAAGCGCCACAATTGACATCATTCAAATTCAAAGTTATTATAGACACGCATAGTCCTTAATAAGGGCGATGCTGATGTACATTGCAGATTGGCGATGTAGATTGGACGATGCAGATTGGTCGATGCAGTTGTGCAATACAGATTGGCGACGCAGGTGAGCGATGCAGATGCGGTGTCTATTTTTTTGTGATATTCACGGACTACAGAAATCTCTAATGTCCGCAAATCGACCTGCCGTCACCGCCACACCAGACACCAACCACTCAAACCAACCACAGGGAGGAATTACAAATGAAGAATCTGAAAAATAATGATGCCGCAAATGTAGTTAATACAGATGCAGCAAATGCAGACGCAGTAATTATCGGAGGAGGCCCCGCCGGGCTTAATGCTGCGCTGATGCTGGGCCGGGCACGCAAACGGACGATTGTTATAGATGCCGGGCGTCCGCGTAATGCGGTCACCCGGGAAGCGCATGGCTTCCTGACCCGGGACGGGATTGCTCCGTTTGAACTCCGGCGGATTGCCATAGAACAGCTTGGCGCTTATCCGTCGGTCTCACACCTTGAAGATACAGTTGTGTCCGTTACCGGAGAGGACGGGGCCTTCCTGCTGGAGACCGCTTCAGGGCTTAAGATCTCCAGCAGGAAGCTGCTATTCGCCGCAGGCATGAAGGACCGCAGGCTGGATATTCCGGGACTAAGTGAGGTCTACGGGAAGAGCGCTTTTGTCTGCCCGTATTGCGATGGCTGGGAATTAAGGGATCAGCCGCTGGCGGTCATTAGCAGAGGGGCTGCGCTCATGCATCTTGCGCCATTGTTATATGGGTGGACAAAGCAATTCGCGGTCTGCACGAATGGACCCGATGAGCTCACAGAAGCGGAACGTGAGGAATTACGTGCTCATGATATCCCGTTATTCGATACTCCGATCCGCGAGATTTCATCCAGTGAGGGTATGGTTAACCATGTGAAGCTGATGGATGGAACAGAAATTCCGTGTACCGGCATCTTCTTTAGGCCCGAGCTGGCTCCGGGAACGGATCTGCCGCATTCCCTGGGCTGCCGGATATCCGAGCAGGGAATCGTTGAAGTCGGCGAGTCCGGCCAGACCAGCGTGCCCGGGATATATGCCGCCGGGGATGCCGCCACCATGATGCATCAATCCATAGCTGCCGCCGCATCGGGCGCGCTGGCTGCTGCTGCGGTGAATGGTGAATTGAACAGGGAAGCCTGGAAGGCGGGGCTTGCATAATTATTCCCTCAATAGCAAAGGATAACATGACTATGAATATGATATTCAAAGGGTAGAGCAGGGAGGGAGTACAGATGAATACTGCAACGGAAGCAGCACCGGAGATCAATCTCACCCGTCTGCTGGCAGAGAACGAACAGGTATTGCACGGGATTTTTGCAGGCTGTGAGGATATTGTGTTCCATTCGTTCCAGACTGTTCATCGTACTTCTGCGCTCTGTGTGTACTGTACAGGATTATGTGATACGGAACGGCTGGAGCAGCAATTGCTGGCCCCGCTGGAGCAGACCGGCCTTGCAGTTGAACCGGCAGTGGAGTGGTCTGCTGAGGTTCCGGTCGCCTCGATTCACCAGATTAACACCGCCAAACAAGCCGTTACAGCGATTCTGGACGGCGAAGCTGTTCTTTTGCTGGACGGCCAGGCTTCGGGTAAAGGTTATCCGCTATACAAGGTGCCCACCCGGACCCCCGAAGAACCGGCGGCTGAATCCACTGTGCGCGGTGCCCGTGACGGGTTCACGGAAGCTCTGGCTATGAATCAGTCTCTATTGCGTATGCGGCTTAAGACGCCTGCATTGAAGCTGCACACTAAGACTATTGGAGAATACAGCCATACGAAGGTCACCCTCGCTTATGTGGAAGGGATGATTCAGCCGGGACTGGTCACTGAAGTCAACAAACGGCTAAGCCGCCTGAATATCAAAGATGTGCTGGAGAGCCAGTATATTGAGCAGGGCATCATTGACCAGCCCTTTTCGCCGTTTCCGCAGATGATTGCCACGGAGCGCCCGGATGTGGTGGTCTCCAATCTGCTGGAGGGCCGGTTTGCGCTACTGATTGACGGGACTCCCTTCAGTCTTATTGCCCCGGTCAATATGTTCTCCATGCTGCAATCCCCGGAGGACTACTACGAGAACATTTACATGAGTATTTTTGTCCGCTGGCTCAGGTATATCTTCTATGCTCTGTCACTCCTGCTCCCCTCCGCTTACGTAGCCATCACCACCTTCCATCAGGAGATGATCCCCACAGTGCTGCTGTTGAGTATCGCGCGGGCGAGAGAGGAGATTCCTTTTCCGGCCCTGGTGGAAGCCTTCATTATGGAGATTGCCTTCGAGGCGTTGCGGGAGGCCGGAGTCCGGCTGCCGAAGCAGATAGGTTCCGCCGTCAGTATCGTGGGCGCGCTAATCATAGGCCAAGCTGCTACCACTGCGGGAATTGTCTCTGCGCCAATGATTATTATCGTGGCGATTACGGGCATTGCTTCCTTCATGGTTCCGCGTTATTCAGCCAGTATCGCGACCCGTCTGCTGCGCTTCCCCATGATGATTCTGGCAGGCACGCTGGGCCTGATCGGCGTTATGCTCGGCATCATCCTGGTGGTCATTCATCTTAGCAGTCTACGTTCGTTCGGCAGGCCCTATCTGTCACCGGCAGCTCCAACGTTCAGCAAGGGCTTGAAGGATGTATTGTGGATCTCCCAGCCGCGGAGCAAATGACGGCAGCCGGACTTCACCAGAGAAGGGGATACTTATGTTGACTGACAAAGGGAAAATATCGGTTACCCAGCTGGCCTATCTGGTGTTTCCCTCCATTCTTGCGACGGCTATCCTGTCTGTCCCCGGGATCACCATGCATTATGCAGGGCATGATATGTGGTTATCGCCCATCCTGGGCTCGCTGATTGGAGTAACGGTCATGGGGATCTCACTTGGACTGAACCGCCTCTATCCCGGCAAGACCCTTATGCAGTCCAGTCTGCTGATCGCCGGATGGCTGCCGGGCAAGGTGATTGGACTGGGTTTTCTGCTCTTTTTGCCCCATTTGAACGGCCTGATTATTCTGGAATACGGTGAGTTCATTGTGAATAATGCGCTTCCCAAGACGCCGCTGCTTGTCATAATGGGGACGATGGTCGCAGTCTGCGCGATTAATGTGAGGCTGGGCATTGAGGTGGTCAGCCGGACTGCGCAGGTGTTCGTTACGCTGCTGGTGGTGATGCTCTGCCTGATCTTTGTGCTCCTGATCCGGGAGCTCCAACCCGCCCAGGTGCTTCCGTTCATGGAGAACGGGTTCGTTCCCATCGTCAAAGGCGCGGTGGCTCCGGCGGCATGGTTCAGTGAATATACTGTGCTGGCCTTCCTGCTGCCCTACGTTAACAGCAAGAAACATCTGGGCCGGACGATGCTCGCCTCGCTGGTCGCAACAACCCTGGCCATGACCGCGACCAATCTGTTCTGCCTGCTGCTGATGGGTGATTTGACGGACAGCTTTGCTTTTCCGGTGATGATTGCTGCACGTTACATTACGATTGCCGATTTCCTGCAGCATATTGAGGCGCTCATTATTGCGATCTGGATCTTCGGGATCTTTGTCAAAATCTCTGTCTTTCTCTACATCTTCGCCACCTCGGCCGCTGAATGGTTCGGGCTGGACGATTATAGACCGCTGGTGGTTCCGCTCGCCTTCGTAAGCATGGTGTTCTCTTACTGGGTAGTAACCGGCGCTGCGGGAGTGTCTGCGCTTATCAGCGCTTCGGCTAACCTATACACAATGATGTTTCTGGTGGGGCTTCCCGCCGCAATCTATGGACTGGCCCTGCTGAAGAAGGGGCTGAAGCTGCTGAGAAGTGGATGACAATAAGGAGGGAGGGCTATGCGGAGCTTCAAGGCCATTACAGCGCTATTGCTGAGCAGTCTACTGCTGGCCGGATGCTGGGACCGGACGGAGATTAATGACCTGGCGATCGTGCTGGCCACCGGCGTGGATTATAAGGACGGCCAGGCGCAGTTGACGGCACAGATCTTCATTCCGCGTAAAGGAGGCGGCGGCTCGGAGAGCGGCGGGGCAGGCGAAGGCGCGAGCGGGGTCACCATGATCCGGACTGCTGAAGGAGAGAACATTGCGGAAGCCTTGAACCGGCTGCAGCGGAAGGTCGCCCGCCATATGTTCTGGGGCCAATGTGAGGTGATTGTAATCAGTGAAGAAGCGGGGAAGCAGGGGCTGCGTGAATATGTTGATTTCTTCCTCCGTTATCCGCAGTTCCGTGAACACGCGTATATCTTCTCCAGCCAGGATTCCGCCAAGGATATTCTTGCCCTGCTGGACCCGCTGGAGCGGAGCTCCTCTGAATCCCTCCGCGAAATGGCGAATATGAACCTGGGCACGCGTGTGACCCTGCTGGAATTGTCCCAATCCATTCAGGGAGCCAGCGGTTCGGCCATCTTAACCCGTATCCTGATTGCTCCCCCGGAACAGAATGATGGCCCGAATGCGACGACTCCCTCTCTCAAAGGGTTAAGCCTGTATAAGCACGGACGTTATTCCCTCACTGTAAAAGAACCGGTAAGCCTCGGAGTACTGCTGATGATTAATGAGCTTAATAATATTATCATGCCGGTTGCTCTGGAGGGAGAGAAGGGCTCCTTCTCGATTCTGTCTAAACAAATCACCACCATGCTGACCCCGAGCATCGTCAACGGCGAATGGATGATGAAGGTCCGTATTCAGGCCAAGGGAGAGGTCGTTCTGAATACAACCGATGCCAACCTGACTGATCCGTCAAAGGTGATGGCGCTGAAGAAGGCGTGGGAGAAGCGGCTCAAGGAGGCTGCCGGGCAGGCACTCCGCATGTCTCAACAGGAGCAGAAGACCGACTTTTACAGATTCGCCGATTCCTTCCGCAAGCATTACCCGCAGCAGTGGAAGGCGAAGAAGGACCAGTGGGAGGCTATGTACCCCGAGCTGCGGGTGGAGGTCTCCGTCAAGGCAAGTATTACCGGGAACGGAAGATCAACCGGACCTCAAGGCATACCGGAGCAATCGGCCGACTGACGGAGGGGACGCCTGAATTCCAGCAACCATACAAGGATGTGGGAAGCATGAAAATGGCAATGATCCTAAGTATTCTGCTGCTGTCATGCGGGATCATTATTTTTGAATTCCGGGGCAGTAAGGACAAGAAAGCCAGAAAGGTTATCGCAGGCATTACGTTTGCGGCGGCGGGAGTTACCATTCTTCTTTTCTTTCAGCCGGGATTGCCGGGTCCTACCGAGCTGGTGAAGCTGTTGTTCGGCAGAATCGATCTGATTATGAAATGAAGCTTAAGGCAGCTCCTTCACGGGGCTGTCTTTTAAGTTATTACCAAATTCATTTAAGCGATTACATTTTCTTATCTCCCGGCGCAGCTATAATGAAGAACAAGAGAGCTCCTTAATACAGCCGGAGGGATGGGAGAAATGAAAGCGGTTTTAAACAATCAGCAAGATCAGATCGGACTAACTCGAAGACACACCTTTTGGCTCAGGATCAGGAGAGATGCCCTACTCTATACCCTTTTGCTGCTGCCTCTGCTGTACATTGCCATTTTTAAATATGCCCCGATTTACGGCTTGATTATGGCCTTTCAGGATTACAATATTTTTCAGGGGACGAGTGGAAGCGAATGGGTGGGACTGGATGTGTTCCGGTTTATTTTTCAGCAGGACAGCTTCTACCGTGCCCTCAAAAATACGCTGGTCCTGAATGTGCTGGATTTAGTGGCAGGCTTCCCGGCCCCGATTATCCTGGCGATTCTGCTTAACGAGGTCCGCATAGCCCGGTTCAAGAAAATAACGCAAACGATTCTCTATCTGCCACACTTCATGTCCTGGGTGATTATCGGCGGGATTGTCTATCTAATGTTCTCTAACAGCGGGATGGTGAATCTTTTCCTGGATAGCCTGGGCCTGTCGAAAATCGAATTCCTGTCACAGAAGACCCCTTGGCTGGTCACCTATATTACTGTGGGGGTATGGCAGAACATCGGGTGGGGGACGATTATTTATCTCGCGGCGATTACCGGCATCAACAAGGAGCTGTATGAAGCGTCCGATATGGACGGCTGCAGCAGACTCCGCAAAATGTGGCATATTACACTGCCGGGCATTAAATCTACGATTAATATCCTGCTGATTCTTCAGATTGGCCGAATGGTATCGATCGGGTTCGACCGCCCGTTTGTGATGGGGAATTCACTGGTCAGCGAATATTCCGATGTCATCAGTACCTTCGTGTACAGAGTGGGCATCAGCTCGGGAGACTTCTCCCAGGCAACGGCCGTCGGGCTGTTCCAGTCTGTGGTAGGTCTGACCCTGCTGATCGGTGCCAACTATATTGCAAAGAAATTGGGTGAGGATGGGATATGGTGAGAGCGGCAAGCACGATACGAATGGGGCGGAATGGCCGGAAAAAAAGTGTGGCAGATATTGCGATTATTGTCTTTATTGTGGCTTTGTCGTTCACCTGCATTGTCCCGTTCTTATACATGATAGCGTTATCATTAAGTTCCAACGAAGCGATTATCTCGCAAAAGGTAAGCTTATGGCCGGTAGACTTCACTTTAGAGACGTATAAGACGATTCTGAGCGATGCCGATATGCTGTATACGCTTGGATACAGTATTGTGCTTACGATTTTTTACACGGCGGTGTGTATGTTCCTGACCATCTGTGCGGCGTATCCGTTAACGAAAAAGCGGCTATGGGGGAGAAACTTCCTGCTGTCCGCGCTGGTCTTCACGATGTATTTCAGCGGTGGTCTGATTCCTTCCTATATCCTGATCAAGAACCTGGGGATGATGGATACGATATGGAGTCTGGTGCTGCCGGGCGCAATGAGTGTATTCAATCTGATTATCCTGAAAACCTTCTTCAGCTCTCTTCCCGAGAGTCTGGAGGAATCGGCGTCCATTGACGGGTGCTCGGATCTGGGAATTCTTCTCCGGATTGTGCTGCCCCTCTCGCTGCCTTCGATTGCCACCTTAAGCCTCTTCTATGCCGTAGACCGGTGGAACGGATTCCAGGATGCCTTATTCTATATTACCAAAAAAGAGCTCTATCCCATGCAGCTCAAGCTGTACCAGATCATCTCAGCCAACCAGCAGCTGGACAGCCAGCAGGGCGGCGAGGGCAGTATCGGCTCGTTCATTGTGCCGGAGTCGCTGAAGGCCGCAAGCGTCATGTTCACCACCATTCCGATTCTGCTGATCTACCCCAAGCTGCAGAAGTATTTCGTAGACGGTGTAATGACGGGCGCGATCAAGGGCTGAGGCGGGTATACTCCGCGGAAGGGGGGATGCCGGGCTGGCGGAAGTTGAAGCTGCCTGGGCAAGGAAGCTATAATCTGGATTACTATCATGCTAAGAGATGAAAGGGTGGTATACCGTGAAGACAGGCATCAAGAAAATATCGGCCGTTCTGTGCAGCACCGTGCTGCTGGCCGGCGTTGCTGCAGGCTGCGGCGAAAGTGGCAAAGAGAGCAAAGAGACAGCCGCGCCGGAGTCGTCTAATGCCGCAAAGTCCCCTTCTGATCCTCCTGCAAAGCTTACGGTGGAGGTGTTCGACAGAGGGGTGCAGGGCCAGCCGGATCTGAATAATAATTTCTGGACGAAATATGTGAATGAGCATTTCGGCAAGCCGAATAACGCTGTTGTTGAATATGTACCGGTTCCCCGGTCCCAGGAGGTTGATAAGCTGAACGTATTAATGGCTGCGGGCCAGGCTCCGGACATCTCGTTCACCTATGACGGGACGCTGGTCACCCGTTTTGCCAAAAGTGATGGTCTCTACACGCTCGACGAGCTGCTGGAGAGCCATGGCCAACAACTGAAAACTTATCTCGGGGACAATGTTCTCGATTACGGCAAATATAACGACAAGCAGGTATCGATTCCGGGCAAGCGCACCCTGCTGGCCTGGAACGGGATGTTCATCCGTAAGGATTGGCTCGACAAGCTGGGAATGCCGCTTCCGACCAATAGAGATGAGTTATACGAGACGCTGGTGGCCTTCCGCGACAAGAACCCGGGCAATGTGAACGGCGTCATTCCCTGGGCAACGGCGGCAGCCGGCATGAACTACACCTTCGGCAACCTGGTTCAATCCTTCTGGGGCCAGATGTCCGAGGAAGAATTCGTCACCACGCCGAACTGGCTGAAGCCGGGCAACAAAGATGCCTACAAATGGCTGAACAAGCTGTATAATGAGAAGCTGATCAGCCCCGATTTTGCCCTGGACAAAACCACCAAGCAAGCGGATGCCGATGTCACCAACGGCAAGGTCGGCTTCTATGCCGCCAACTGGGATTATCCAATGACCCAGAAAATCCGTGTTCCACTGAAGCAAAACTCGCCGGATGCCCACTATGTTCCGGTGGATACCTTCAAAAACACCGAAGGCAAATACCTCAAAGAGGTATATAATGAGAACGGAATATTCTCCTTCATTCCCAAAAGCAGCAAAAATGCGGAGCTGGCGGTCAAATATCTGAACTGGATGGCGGACCCGGAGGTGATGTTCTTCCTGCAGTTTGGTGAAGAAGGCGTTCACCATACGCTGAAAGACGGCATCCCGCAAGGGATTGCACAGACCGGCGAGAAAATGCAAATGAGTAATTTGAACATGGATTATACGATGATTGTTAACGGCGCTGAGCTGGGCGACACCGAAAAGAACGTCAAAACCTATGCCGCAGCCCTGGCCTCCGGGGATAAGCAGTATGAGGAACTCGCTATGGAATCATACAAAATCAACACTACAGACGGCTATTCATCCTTCTATTACGGGGTGCCGAACGAATCAAACATCAAGTACGGCAAGACGCTGGGCGATATGAACAAGCAGATGGTTGACCGGCTGGTGGTGGCCAAGGAGGCAGAATTCGACGCCTTATACGATAAGCTGGTGAAGGAATATATGGACGCTGGCGGTAAAGCGGTTCAGGATGAGAATGTGAAGCTCTACAGAGAAATTAAAGCGAAAACCAAATAAGTCTTGAAATACGGATAAACCACGAGGATGATTAGAAGTGGTTTATCCGCCTTTCGTTTGCCGGGTAAGCCCAGATGAATTCACAGGTTCAGGAGGGTATCCATGTACAAGGTCATTATTGTAGATGATGAGTCGTGGGCGATTAGAGGGATCAGCAATGCCTTTGACTGGGAGCAGTATGGCTTTGAAATCTCGGGACAGTTCACAAGTGCAACCCAGGCGTGGGAAGCCATCGCCTTGCAGGAGCCGGATCTGGTGGTCACAGATATCCGGATGCCGGAGATTTCCGGGCTCGATCTGATGAAGCGAGCCAAAGCGCAGGGCATAGACACGGAATTCGTCATTATAAGCGGGTATGCGGAATTTGAATACGCCCAGGAAGCGCTGCGCTACGGGGCCTTGGATTACTTCCTGAAGCCGCTGGATGTGGATATGACCGATACGTTCCTGGCGAAGCTCGCCCTGCACTTCTCCCGGCGAAGTGCGGCGCGCAATCATCTTCTATTGGATGCGCTTACCTCGACAGATGAAGATGAGATCAGGCGCTGCCTTCCTGCCGGCATGAGTGCAGGCTGCTGCCAGGTGCTTGCTGTCCATTATGAGGCAGACCGGCCGAAGCTCAGCGAATTGCTGAAGCTGGACGGGCAGCCGGTTCATGTGCTGGAGGTAGAGAACGGAGCAAGCACCCTGCTGGCAGTTC
This genomic interval from Paenibacillus sp. FSL H8-0332 contains the following:
- a CDS encoding extracellular solute-binding protein, with translation MKGWYTVKTGIKKISAVLCSTVLLAGVAAGCGESGKESKETAAPESSNAAKSPSDPPAKLTVEVFDRGVQGQPDLNNNFWTKYVNEHFGKPNNAVVEYVPVPRSQEVDKLNVLMAAGQAPDISFTYDGTLVTRFAKSDGLYTLDELLESHGQQLKTYLGDNVLDYGKYNDKQVSIPGKRTLLAWNGMFIRKDWLDKLGMPLPTNRDELYETLVAFRDKNPGNVNGVIPWATAAAGMNYTFGNLVQSFWGQMSEEEFVTTPNWLKPGNKDAYKWLNKLYNEKLISPDFALDKTTKQADADVTNGKVGFYAANWDYPMTQKIRVPLKQNSPDAHYVPVDTFKNTEGKYLKEVYNENGIFSFIPKSSKNAELAVKYLNWMADPEVMFFLQFGEEGVHHTLKDGIPQGIAQTGEKMQMSNLNMDYTMIVNGAELGDTEKNVKTYAAALASGDKQYEELAMESYKINTTDGYSSFYYGVPNESNIKYGKTLGDMNKQMVDRLVVAKEAEFDALYDKLVKEYMDAGGKAVQDENVKLYREIKAKTK